In one Lolium rigidum isolate FL_2022 chromosome 3, APGP_CSIRO_Lrig_0.1, whole genome shotgun sequence genomic region, the following are encoded:
- the LOC124695457 gene encoding probable glucan endo-1,3-beta-glucosidase A6: MAMAASSLVIPLSFVFLTIAAAAAPASETGHFLGISYGTLGDDLPPPHRALELARWAGAAAVRFYDSNATLLAAAASSGLGFVPGVPNELLISLAASQRAADAWVASTLLPFRRNRRFRYLFVGNEVLSDPTTKDRWSRLVPAMANLRRALRRYGMRRVKVSTTLGMDALVGQNVFPPSAGVFRPDIVDVAVRPLLAFLERTDSYLFVDAYTYFTWSANHTIVPLTYALLEPSPAPGYQYHDPATGLSYTNLLDHMLDTVVAAMCRAGHCGVRLALAETGWPNAGDLDQFGANVRNAATYNRNVARHLASGAGTPRRPGMRMPSFVFALFNEDLKGGPGTERHWGLFYPNGSAVYEADLTGRRPAASYPPLPPATNDLPYPGRLWCVVRTDRRGAVANETAVREQVAAACADEATLCDPVRPGGECHLPNTVAAHASYVFSAHWNKFSKQYGGWCYFTGLAVETTVDPSHGSCTFPGIIPG; encoded by the exons ATGGCAATGGCAGCATCATCGCTCGTCATCCCgctcagcttcgtcttcctcacCATTGCGGCAGCTGCCGCGCCGGCCTCGGAGACAGGGCACTTCCTGGGCATCAGCTACGGCACGCTGGGTGACGACCTCCCGCCCCCGCACCGGGCGCTCGAGCTCGCCCGCtgggccggcgccgccgcggtcAGGTTCTACGACTCCAACGCCACCCTCCTGGCCGCGGCAGCGTCATCCGGCCTCGGCTTCGTCCCGGGTGTCCCCAACGAGCTACTCATCTCCCTCGCCGCCTCCCAGCGCGCCGCCGACGCGTGGGTCGCCTCCACGCTGCTCCCATTCCGCCGAAACCGCCGCTTCCGCTACCTCTTCGTCGGCAACGAGGTGCTCTCAGACCCCACCACCAAGGACCGCTGGTCCCGGCTCGTCCCCGCCATGGCCAACCTCCGCCGCGCGCTACGGCGCTACGGAATGCGCCGCGTCAAGGTCAGCACCACGCTCGGTATGGACGCTCTCGTCGGCCAGAACGTGTTCCCGCCCTCCGCCGGGGTGTTCCGCCCGGACATCGTCGACGTCGCCGTGCGCCCGCTCCTCGCCTTCCTCGAGCGCACCGACTCGTACCTCTTCGTCGACGCGTACACCTACTTCACCTGGTCGGCGAACCACACCATCGTGCCACTCACCTACGCTCTGCtcgagccatcgccggcgccgggGTACCAGTACCATGACCCCGCCACGGGGCTGTCGTACACCAACCTCCTCGACCACATGCTTGACACCGTGGTCGCCGCCATGTGCCGCGCGGGCCACTGCGGCGTCAGGCTGGCGCTGGCCGAGACCGGCTGGCccaacgccggcgacctcgaCCAGTTCGGCGCCAACGTGCGGAACGCGGCCACGTACAACCGCAACGTGGCGAGGCACCTGGCGTCCGGCGCCGGGACGCCGCGGCGGCCGGGGATGCGCATGCCTTCGTTCGTGTTCGCGCTATTCAACGAGGACCTCAAGGGCGGGCCCGGAACAGAGCGGCACTGGGGTCTCTTCTACCCAAACGGCAGCGCGGTGTACGAGGCGGACCTGACGGGGCGCCGGCCTGCGGCGTCGTACCCTCCTCTGCCTCCGGCGACAAACGACCTGCCGTACCCAGGGAGGCTGTGGTGTGTGGTGAGGACGGACCGCCGCGGGGCAGTGGCGAACGAGACGGCGGTGAGGgagcaggtggcggcggcgtgcgcgGACGAGGCCACGCTGTGCGATCCCGTCCGGCCAGGCGGCGAGTGCCACCTGCCAAACACGGTGGCCGCGCACGCGAGCTACGTCTTCAGCGCGCACTGGAACAAGTTCAGCAAGCAGTACGGCGGGTGGTGCTACTTCACCGGCCTTGCCGTGGAGACGACAGTGGATCCCA GCCATGGATCATGTACTTTCCCCGGCATTATACCAGGCTAA